One Pseudomonas sp. FP1742 genomic window carries:
- a CDS encoding ABC transporter permease has translation MEHQPLTHPVSAAPTRVTRGVSPTARAWLFLSPSMLFLGVLIAASLLVLRMSVGTKGAEWSGFSLASYAQLLEPYYLKSLLLTLRLALISAVIAVLLAIPVAYTMSRLTSPFVRRIFLAAVLLPLLVNLLLQSYGWLVILGPGGMLNQALMGLGLIKRPIMLLYNQNGVLMGLVQTAFPLAVLPIASAMRGVARTYEEAAATLGASRLQVFRQVVLPMSFPGIITGATLVFAYNASSFVVPLLLGGRRVPMLAVMVHDQIAPLMNWPAASAAGVVLIVTTLAIMTLSEYITGRRRRMLEASQ, from the coding sequence ATGGAACACCAACCTCTGACTCATCCGGTAAGCGCGGCCCCCACGCGCGTCACTCGGGGTGTCTCACCGACAGCGCGCGCGTGGCTTTTCCTGTCGCCGTCGATGCTGTTTCTCGGCGTGCTGATTGCCGCCAGCCTCCTGGTGCTGCGCATGAGCGTGGGCACCAAAGGCGCGGAGTGGTCCGGCTTCAGCCTGGCCAGTTACGCGCAATTGCTGGAACCGTACTACCTCAAATCCTTGCTGCTGACCCTGCGCCTGGCGCTGATCAGCGCGGTGATCGCGGTGCTGCTGGCGATCCCGGTGGCCTACACCATGTCGCGGCTGACCTCACCGTTCGTGCGGCGGATTTTCCTGGCGGCGGTGCTGTTGCCGTTGCTGGTCAACCTGTTACTGCAAAGCTACGGCTGGCTGGTGATTCTCGGCCCGGGCGGGATGCTCAATCAGGCGCTGATGGGCCTGGGCCTGATCAAGCGCCCGATCATGCTGCTGTACAACCAGAACGGCGTGTTGATGGGCCTGGTGCAAACCGCGTTCCCGTTGGCCGTGCTGCCGATTGCCAGCGCCATGCGCGGAGTCGCCCGCACTTACGAAGAAGCCGCTGCAACCTTGGGCGCCAGTCGCCTGCAGGTGTTTCGCCAAGTGGTGTTGCCGATGAGTTTTCCGGGGATCATCACCGGCGCGACGCTGGTGTTCGCCTACAACGCCAGCAGCTTCGTGGTGCCTTTGCTGCTCGGCGGTCGGCGCGTGCCGATGCTGGCGGTGATGGTCCATGACCAGATCGCCCCGCTGATGAACTGGCCCGCCGCGTCCGCCGCCGGTGTGGTGCTGATCGTTACCACGCTCGCCATCATGACCTTGTCCGAATACATCACCGGCCGTCGTCGGCGCATGCTGGAGGCTTCCCAATGA
- a CDS encoding ABC transporter permease, giving the protein MSTLIKKRQSLLPGDTGKFAGILSGFILLLAVLPILTMIVMSFSGASNLDFPPSSYSLQWYKAAWHTFVSPDASDVLSLGKAMSTSLLVACLTMIFATIIAVPAAYALTRCEFRGKAVALQLMSLPLVFPMVVLGLALLLVFDSLPFQITTSRLVIAHVILALPFVVKNCTAAMLSIGSEVEEAAQMLGASPLRAIVDVVVPLMKSGILAGMLLAFIVSFNEFTVTYFLYTIDVMTVPIWMYSRTVSSLDPTVFSFAVLIVLIDFVLIWALEKLVGEGGVSF; this is encoded by the coding sequence ATGAGCACCTTGATCAAGAAGCGTCAGTCGCTGCTGCCGGGCGATACCGGCAAGTTCGCCGGCATCCTCTCGGGCTTCATTTTGCTGTTGGCGGTGCTGCCGATCCTGACCATGATCGTCATGTCGTTCAGCGGCGCGTCGAACCTCGACTTTCCGCCCAGCAGCTACAGCCTGCAATGGTACAAGGCCGCCTGGCACACCTTCGTCTCGCCGGACGCCAGCGACGTGCTGAGCCTGGGCAAAGCCATGAGCACCAGTTTGCTGGTGGCCTGCCTGACCATGATCTTCGCCACGATCATCGCGGTGCCGGCCGCTTACGCGCTGACCCGTTGCGAGTTCCGTGGCAAGGCCGTGGCGCTGCAATTGATGTCGCTGCCACTGGTGTTCCCGATGGTGGTGTTGGGCCTGGCCTTGCTGCTGGTGTTCGACAGCCTGCCATTCCAGATCACCACCTCGCGGCTGGTGATTGCCCATGTGATTCTGGCGCTGCCGTTCGTGGTGAAGAATTGCACCGCAGCGATGCTTTCCATCGGCAGCGAAGTCGAAGAGGCCGCGCAAATGCTCGGCGCTTCACCGCTGCGGGCGATTGTCGATGTGGTGGTGCCGTTGATGAAGTCGGGGATTCTGGCGGGCATGCTGCTGGCGTTCATCGTCTCGTTCAACGAATTCACCGTGACCTATTTCCTCTACACCATCGACGTCATGACCGTGCCGATCTGGATGTACAGCCGCACCGTGTCGTCGCTCGACCCTACCGTTTTCTCGTTTGCCGTGCTGATCGTGCTGATCGACTTCGTGCTCATTTGGGCGCTGGAAAAGTTGGTTGGCGAAGGCGGCGTTTCGTTCTGA
- a CDS encoding aldehyde dehydrogenase family protein, protein MSFPTTLDGLYINGQWSAGGEHLRVINPATEALLTTVNGGDAHAVDQAVTAAASAFKQWSQTTGAERGAILRRIAAGVQAGREQLMKLQSSNNGKPLFEAAIDVDDVIATFEYYAGLAEGLDAKQDSAVALPSDDFSARLRREPCGVVGLIVPWNFPMVTTAWKLAPALAAGCCVVLKPSEVTPLPELELATIIAEAGLPDGVFNLVCGTGLAVGAPLSADPRIAKISFTGSNAVGVQVMQRAAETVKGVSLELGGKSSLLVLADADIELAVEVACGGGFFNAGQMCSATSRVLVADELADEFVARLKARAQAIRVADPFDPNVEMGALVNQTQYQRVLGHIDRGLSAGAKLICGGNRPADLSRGYFLQPTVFIDAPLDSALWCEEIFGPVICVRSFSSEAEAIALANDSPFGLVASVVSRDSEAADRVANALQAGLVWINAPQVIFPQTAWGGYKQSSIGRELGPWGLQAFQEIKHVIRAV, encoded by the coding sequence AGCCCTGCTGACCACCGTTAATGGTGGCGATGCACACGCTGTCGATCAGGCCGTCACCGCTGCAGCCAGCGCTTTCAAGCAATGGTCGCAAACCACCGGTGCCGAGCGTGGGGCGATCCTGCGCAGAATCGCCGCGGGCGTGCAGGCCGGGCGCGAACAGTTGATGAAGTTGCAGTCGAGCAACAATGGCAAACCGCTGTTCGAAGCAGCCATCGACGTCGACGACGTGATCGCCACCTTCGAGTATTACGCCGGTCTGGCTGAAGGCCTGGACGCGAAACAAGACAGCGCCGTGGCATTGCCGAGCGACGATTTCAGCGCCCGTTTGCGCCGCGAACCGTGCGGCGTGGTCGGCCTGATCGTGCCGTGGAATTTCCCGATGGTCACCACCGCCTGGAAACTCGCCCCGGCCCTGGCCGCCGGTTGCTGCGTGGTGCTCAAACCGTCTGAAGTGACGCCGCTGCCGGAGCTGGAACTGGCGACGATCATTGCCGAGGCCGGCCTGCCAGACGGCGTGTTCAACCTGGTCTGCGGCACCGGCCTTGCGGTCGGCGCACCGCTGTCGGCTGACCCGCGCATCGCCAAGATTTCCTTCACCGGCAGCAACGCGGTGGGCGTGCAGGTGATGCAGCGGGCGGCGGAAACCGTGAAAGGCGTGAGCCTGGAACTGGGCGGTAAATCCTCGCTGCTGGTGCTCGCCGATGCCGACATCGAATTGGCTGTGGAAGTGGCCTGTGGCGGCGGTTTCTTCAACGCCGGGCAGATGTGTTCCGCGACCAGTCGCGTGCTCGTCGCCGATGAACTGGCGGATGAATTTGTCGCGCGATTGAAGGCCCGTGCCCAAGCCATCCGCGTGGCCGACCCGTTCGACCCGAACGTGGAGATGGGCGCACTGGTCAACCAGACGCAATACCAGCGGGTGCTGGGCCACATCGATCGCGGTTTGAGCGCGGGTGCGAAGCTGATCTGCGGCGGCAATCGCCCGGCGGACCTTTCACGCGGATATTTTTTGCAGCCGACCGTTTTCATCGACGCGCCCCTCGACAGTGCGTTGTGGTGTGAAGAGATTTTCGGCCCGGTGATCTGCGTGCGCAGTTTCAGCTCTGAAGCCGAGGCCATTGCCCTGGCCAACGACAGCCCGTTCGGCCTGGTGGCCAGTGTGGTCTCGCGCGACAGCGAGGCCGCCGATCGGGTCGCCAACGCTTTGCAGGCGGGGCTTGTGTGGATCAACGCGCCGCAAGTGATCTTCCCGCAGACCGCCTGGGGTGGCTACAAACAGAGCAGCATCGGCCGCGAATTGGGGCCGTGGGGCTTGCAGGCGTTCCAGGAAATCAAACACGTGATTCGGGCCGTCTGA
- a CDS encoding extracellular solute-binding protein, with protein sequence MGKHDLNRRQFIKTVGVASVAAAAMSMPFIRANASDTRFQGKTLRLLTWSDDTGLAALRNIAATFEDKYGCKVIADRTGSTSEMVAKLKAGGDRPQYDIITLAGVGAEGLAAANLLEKPDLNRIPNLVDVPEKYRTGANGHGIGYLLWCNSLVYSTRTQKEAPDSYAAMWDADLAPNIFLPPPNWTEAMDLIIIAAKLAGGDEHNIEPGFKKLAELKSRVVTLGENPNQIAELFRTGSLDMGGLYAPAFFPKQIRDPAYGLGATFGMKEGFYTDLMLSVMPKNRPGDTDLAYAFINHSLDPLVQGKMAEDIYNGPVNAKAIISAEARKSPYILTPEQIAEKAIMHDNAFLATVHDQWIRRYTEIFSS encoded by the coding sequence ATGGGCAAGCATGATCTGAACAGACGTCAATTCATCAAAACCGTGGGTGTGGCGTCGGTAGCCGCGGCAGCCATGAGCATGCCGTTCATCCGGGCCAATGCCAGCGACACGCGCTTTCAGGGCAAGACCCTGCGCCTGCTGACCTGGTCCGATGACACGGGCCTTGCAGCACTGCGCAACATCGCGGCCACCTTTGAAGACAAGTACGGCTGCAAGGTCATCGCTGACCGCACCGGCAGTACCTCGGAAATGGTCGCCAAACTCAAGGCCGGCGGTGATCGTCCACAGTACGACATCATCACCCTGGCCGGCGTCGGTGCCGAAGGTCTGGCCGCCGCCAACCTGCTGGAAAAACCCGACCTCAATCGCATCCCCAACCTGGTGGACGTGCCGGAGAAATACCGCACCGGCGCCAATGGTCACGGTATCGGTTACCTGCTGTGGTGCAACAGCCTGGTCTACAGCACCCGCACCCAGAAAGAAGCCCCGGACAGCTACGCCGCGATGTGGGACGCCGACCTGGCCCCGAACATTTTCCTGCCGCCGCCGAACTGGACCGAGGCCATGGACCTGATCATCATCGCCGCCAAACTGGCCGGTGGTGACGAACACAACATCGAGCCAGGCTTCAAGAAACTCGCCGAGCTCAAGAGCCGCGTAGTGACCCTGGGTGAAAACCCGAACCAGATCGCCGAGCTGTTCCGCACCGGCTCCCTGGACATGGGCGGCTTGTACGCGCCGGCGTTTTTCCCCAAACAGATCCGCGACCCGGCCTACGGTCTGGGCGCCACCTTCGGGATGAAGGAAGGCTTCTACACCGACCTGATGCTGTCGGTGATGCCGAAGAATCGTCCGGGCGATACCGACTTGGCCTACGCCTTCATCAACCACTCTCTGGACCCGCTGGTGCAGGGCAAGATGGCCGAAGACATCTACAACGGCCCGGTCAACGCCAAGGCGATCATCTCCGCCGAAGCGCGCAAGAGCCCGTACATCCTCACGCCGGAGCAGATTGCCGAGAAAGCGATCATGCACGACAACGCCTTCCTGGCCACCGTGCATGACCAATGGATTCGTCGTTACACGGAAATCTTTTCTTCCTGA